From a single Micromonospora pallida genomic region:
- a CDS encoding adenylate kinase, producing the protein MRLVLVGPPGAGKGTQAEFIAAHLSVPKISTGDIFRANVSQGTPLGVQAKSFMDAGKLVPDEVTINMVRDRLAEPDAAEGFLLDGFPRTTPQAAALDKLLADLGTALDVVLELVVDDDEVIRRLSGRRTCRGCGKIWHVEFDATTRDGICDRCGAELFQRDDDKPETIAARLREYAEKTAPLVDYYGAQGKLVGIDATGPVEDVTVRAIDALRSYGG; encoded by the coding sequence ATGCGACTCGTTCTGGTTGGCCCGCCGGGCGCGGGCAAGGGCACACAGGCGGAGTTCATCGCCGCCCACCTCTCGGTCCCGAAGATCTCGACCGGTGACATCTTCCGGGCGAACGTCTCGCAGGGCACCCCACTCGGGGTCCAGGCCAAGAGCTTCATGGACGCGGGCAAGCTGGTTCCGGACGAGGTGACCATCAACATGGTCCGGGACCGGCTCGCCGAGCCGGACGCCGCCGAGGGCTTCCTGCTCGACGGCTTCCCGCGGACGACGCCCCAGGCCGCCGCCCTGGACAAGCTCCTCGCCGACCTGGGTACCGCGCTGGACGTGGTGCTGGAACTGGTCGTCGACGACGACGAGGTGATCCGGCGGCTCTCCGGCCGGCGTACCTGCCGGGGCTGCGGCAAGATCTGGCACGTCGAGTTCGACGCGACGACCCGGGACGGCATCTGCGACCGCTGCGGCGCGGAGCTGTTCCAGCGGGACGACGACAAGCCCGAGACGATCGCGGCCCGGCTGCGGGAGTACGCCGAGAAGACCGCTCCACTGGTCGACTACTACGGCGCCCAGGGCAAGCTGGTCGGGATCGACGCGACCGGGCCGGTCGAGGACGTCACCGTACGGGCGATCGACGCCCTGCGTTCCTACGGCGGCTGA
- the map gene encoding type I methionyl aminopeptidase: MRRPQLDIQLKTPEQIEKMRAAGLVVAAALQRMREAVAPGVSTADLDAIAESVIRGAGAVPSFKGYHGFPASICSSVNEQIVHAIPSPNQVLGEGDLISIDCGAVLDGWHGDAAITVGVGAVDPALLRMAEVAEDAMWAGIAAAARGAASGKGRLTDISHAVETAVRKRGRYGIVDGYGGHGIGTEMHQDPHVLNHGRPGRGPRLVPGIALAIEPMITMGSPRTAELADGWTVVTRDGSVAAHVEHSMALLEDGVWVLTAPDGGRARLGDLVTSRQPADTPVI, from the coding sequence ATGCGCCGTCCCCAGCTGGACATCCAGCTGAAGACCCCCGAGCAGATCGAGAAGATGCGCGCCGCCGGCCTGGTGGTGGCCGCCGCCCTGCAGCGGATGCGCGAGGCGGTGGCCCCGGGGGTCAGCACCGCCGACCTCGACGCGATCGCCGAGTCGGTGATCCGGGGTGCGGGCGCGGTTCCCTCGTTCAAGGGCTACCACGGATTCCCCGCCTCGATCTGCTCCTCGGTCAACGAGCAGATCGTGCACGCCATCCCCTCGCCCAACCAGGTCCTCGGGGAGGGCGACCTGATCTCGATCGACTGCGGCGCGGTGCTGGACGGCTGGCACGGCGACGCGGCGATCACCGTCGGGGTCGGCGCGGTCGACCCGGCGCTGCTGCGCATGGCCGAGGTGGCCGAGGACGCGATGTGGGCCGGGATCGCTGCGGCGGCCCGGGGCGCGGCGAGCGGCAAGGGCCGGCTCACCGACATCTCCCACGCGGTCGAGACGGCGGTCCGCAAGCGTGGCCGGTACGGCATCGTCGACGGGTACGGCGGGCACGGCATCGGCACGGAGATGCACCAGGACCCGCACGTGCTCAACCACGGCCGTCCGGGGCGCGGGCCCCGGCTGGTCCCGGGGATCGCGCTCGCCATCGAGCCCATGATCACGATGGGCTCGCCGCGGACGGCGGAACTCGCCGACGGCTGGACGGTGGTGACCCGGGACGGGTCGGTCGCCGCGCACGTCGAGCACTCCATGGCGCTGCTGGAGGACGGCGTCTGGGTGCTCACCGCGCCCGACGGTGGCCGGGCCCGGCTGGGCGACCTGGTGACCTCCCGCCAGCCCGCCGACACGCCCGTGATCTGA
- the infA gene encoding translation initiation factor IF-1 yields MPKKDGAIEIEGRVIEPLPNAMFRVELANGHKVLAHISGKMRQHYIRILPEDRVVVELSPYDLTRGRIVYRYK; encoded by the coding sequence ATGCCGAAAAAAGACGGAGCCATCGAGATCGAGGGTCGAGTCATCGAGCCCCTGCCGAACGCCATGTTCCGGGTGGAGCTCGCGAACGGCCACAAGGTGCTGGCTCACATCAGCGGCAAGATGCGGCAGCACTACATCCGCATCCTGCCGGAGGACCGGGTCGTCGTCGAACTCTCGCCGTACGATCTGACCCGCGGGCGCATCGTCTACCGCTACAAGTAA
- the rpmJ gene encoding 50S ribosomal protein L36, producing the protein MKVKPSVKRICNKCRVIRRHGRVMIICSDPRHKQRQG; encoded by the coding sequence GTGAAGGTCAAGCCGAGCGTCAAGAGGATCTGCAACAAGTGCCGGGTCATCCGTCGGCACGGCCGGGTCATGATCATCTGCTCCGACCCGCGCCACAAGCAGCGCCAGGGCTGA
- the rpsM gene encoding 30S ribosomal protein S13, producing the protein MARLVGVDLPREKRMEIALTYIFGVGRTRALETLAATGISPDKRARDLTDEELVQLRDHIEGNYKVEGDLRREVAADIRRKVEIGCYEGIRHRRGLPVRGQRTRTNARTRKGPKRTVAGKKKPGKK; encoded by the coding sequence ATGGCACGTCTAGTCGGCGTCGACCTCCCCCGCGAAAAGCGGATGGAGATCGCGCTCACCTACATCTTCGGCGTGGGCCGCACCCGCGCCCTGGAGACGCTCGCCGCCACCGGCATCTCGCCGGACAAGCGCGCTCGGGACCTCACGGACGAGGAGCTGGTCCAGCTCCGCGACCACATCGAGGGGAACTACAAGGTAGAAGGTGACCTGCGCCGCGAGGTCGCCGCTGACATCCGCCGCAAGGTCGAGATCGGCTGCTACGAGGGCATCCGGCACCGCCGGGGTCTGCCCGTCCGGGGGCAGCGGACCAGGACCAACGCGCGGACCCGGAAGGGCCCGAAGCGGACCGTCGCCGGCAAGAAGAAGCCCGGCAAGAAGTAA
- the rpsK gene encoding 30S ribosomal protein S11 translates to MPPKARAGAAVKKVRRKERKNVAHGQAHIKSTFNNTIVSITDPTGAVISWASAGQVGFKGSRKSTPFAAQLAAEAAARRAMEHGMRKVDVFVKGPGSGRETAIRSLQAVGLEVGQIADVTPQPHNGCRPPKRRRV, encoded by the coding sequence ATGCCACCGAAGGCTCGTGCCGGAGCCGCCGTCAAGAAGGTCCGGCGCAAGGAACGCAAGAACGTCGCCCACGGGCAGGCGCACATCAAGAGCACCTTCAACAACACGATCGTGTCCATCACGGACCCGACCGGTGCGGTCATCTCCTGGGCTTCCGCCGGTCAGGTCGGCTTCAAGGGCTCGCGCAAGTCGACCCCGTTCGCCGCGCAGCTGGCCGCCGAGGCCGCCGCGCGCCGGGCGATGGAGCACGGCATGCGCAAGGTCGACGTCTTCGTGAAGGGCCCCGGCTCCGGCCGGGAGACCGCGATCCGTTCGCTGCAGGCCGTCGGGCTGGAGGTCGGCCAGATCGCCGACGTCACCCCGCAGCCGCACAACGGATGCCGTCCGCCGAAGCGTCGCCGGGTCTGA
- the rpsD gene encoding 30S ribosomal protein S4 has protein sequence MARYTGADCRRCRREKMKLFLKGSKCDGPKCPFESRPFPPGQHGRGRTKETEYLLQLREKQKARRVYGVLEKQFRGYYEEAVAKQAKTGEVLLQILESRLDNVVYRAGYAKSRDMARQLVKHGHFTVNGKKVDIPSFRVKEHDIIEVRGKSKELTPFIVAQAEAGSKTVPAWLEAIPSQMKVLVHSLPARQVIDTQVQEQLIVELYSK, from the coding sequence ATGGCTCGTTACACCGGTGCTGACTGCCGCCGTTGCCGGCGGGAGAAGATGAAGCTGTTCCTCAAGGGCAGCAAGTGCGATGGCCCGAAGTGCCCGTTCGAGTCGCGGCCGTTCCCGCCCGGACAGCACGGCCGGGGCCGCACCAAGGAGACGGAGTACCTGCTCCAGCTCCGCGAGAAGCAGAAGGCCCGCCGCGTGTACGGCGTGCTGGAGAAGCAGTTCCGCGGGTACTACGAGGAGGCCGTGGCCAAGCAGGCCAAGACCGGTGAGGTCCTCCTGCAGATCCTCGAGTCGCGGCTGGACAACGTGGTCTACCGGGCTGGCTACGCCAAGTCCCGGGACATGGCCCGTCAGCTGGTCAAGCACGGCCACTTCACGGTGAACGGCAAGAAGGTCGACATCCCGTCGTTCCGCGTGAAGGAGCACGACATCATCGAGGTCCGGGGCAAGAGCAAGGAGCTCACCCCGTTCATCGTGGCGCAGGCCGAGGCCGGCTCGAAGACGGTGCCGGCCTGGCTGGAGGCCATCCCCAGCCAGATGAAGGTTCTGGTGCACTCGCTCCCGGCCCGGCAGGTCATCGACACGCAGGTCCAGGAGCAGCTGATCGTCGAGCTCTACTCGAAGTAG
- a CDS encoding DNA-directed RNA polymerase subunit alpha, whose product MLISQRPTLSEESINETRSRFTIEPLEPGFGYTLGNSLRRTLLSSIPGAAVTSIKIDGVLHEFTTIPGVKEDVVELVMNIKELCVSSEHDEPVSMYLRKQGPGDVTAGDIQPPAGVSVHNPDLKLATLNGKGRLDMELTVERGRGYVTAAQNKQAGAEIGRIPVDSIYSPVLKVTYRVEATRVEQRTDFDRLIIDVETKPSMGPRTALASAGSTLVELFGLARELDETAEGIDIGPSPQDAQLAADLALPIEELDLTVRSYNCLKREGINTVGELIGRTEADLLDIRNFGQKSIDEVKMKLAGMGLGLKDSAPNFDPAHVVDTFGEADYDTDDYRETEQL is encoded by the coding sequence ATGCTCATCAGCCAGCGACCGACCCTCTCCGAAGAGTCGATCAACGAGACCCGGTCCCGGTTCACCATCGAGCCGCTGGAGCCGGGCTTCGGCTACACCCTGGGCAACTCGCTGCGGCGTACGCTGCTGTCGTCCATCCCGGGTGCGGCGGTCACCTCGATCAAGATCGACGGCGTGCTGCACGAGTTCACCACGATCCCCGGCGTCAAGGAGGACGTGGTCGAGCTCGTCATGAACATCAAGGAGCTCTGCGTCAGCTCCGAGCACGACGAGCCGGTCAGCATGTACCTGCGCAAGCAGGGGCCGGGCGACGTGACCGCGGGCGACATCCAGCCCCCGGCCGGCGTCTCGGTGCACAACCCGGACCTGAAGCTCGCCACCCTCAACGGCAAGGGCCGGCTCGACATGGAGCTGACCGTCGAGCGGGGTCGTGGCTACGTCACCGCCGCGCAGAACAAGCAGGCCGGCGCGGAGATCGGCCGGATCCCGGTCGACTCGATCTACTCGCCGGTCCTCAAGGTCACCTACCGCGTCGAGGCGACCCGGGTCGAGCAGCGGACCGACTTCGACCGGCTGATCATCGACGTCGAGACCAAGCCGTCGATGGGCCCGCGTACCGCGCTGGCCTCCGCCGGTTCGACGCTGGTGGAGCTCTTCGGGCTGGCCCGTGAGCTGGACGAGACCGCCGAGGGCATCGACATCGGGCCGTCCCCGCAGGACGCGCAGCTGGCGGCGGACCTGGCCCTGCCGATCGAGGAGCTGGACCTCACCGTCCGCTCCTACAACTGCCTCAAGCGTGAGGGCATCAACACCGTTGGTGAGCTCATCGGGCGCACCGAGGCCGACCTCCTCGACATCCGCAATTTCGGTCAGAAGTCGATCGACGAGGTCAAGATGAAGCTCGCCGGGATGGGGCTGGGCCTGAAGGACTCCGCGCCCAACTTCGACCCGGCACACGTCGTGGACACCTTCGGCGAGGCTGACTACGACACCGACGACTACCGCGAGACCGAGCAGCTGTAA
- the rplQ gene encoding 50S ribosomal protein L17 translates to MPTPTKGPRLGGSPAHERLMLANLATALFQHGKIQTTETKARRLRPLAEQLITKAKRGDLASRRRVLGVVKDKDVVYALFDQIAPRYANRNGGYTRIVKTGPRKGDAAPMAIIELVEELQVAEAKANRKTAARKAAQQDKVEALAPAEEAPQAKGDQDAEAPVSASGDTAAAREDSDEAGENDKA, encoded by the coding sequence ATGCCCACGCCCACCAAGGGCCCCCGCCTCGGCGGCAGCCCCGCGCACGAGCGGCTGATGCTGGCCAACCTGGCCACCGCGCTGTTCCAGCACGGCAAGATCCAGACCACCGAGACGAAGGCCCGGCGGCTGCGTCCGCTGGCCGAGCAGCTCATCACCAAGGCCAAGCGCGGTGACCTGGCCTCGCGGCGGCGGGTGCTGGGCGTCGTCAAGGACAAGGACGTGGTCTACGCCCTGTTCGACCAGATCGCGCCCCGGTACGCCAACCGCAACGGTGGCTACACCCGGATCGTGAAGACCGGTCCGCGCAAGGGTGACGCCGCGCCGATGGCGATCATCGAGCTGGTCGAGGAGCTTCAGGTCGCCGAGGCCAAGGCGAACCGGAAGACCGCCGCCCGCAAGGCCGCGCAGCAGGACAAGGTCGAGGCGCTCGCCCCGGCCGAGGAGGCGCCGCAGGCCAAGGGCGACCAGGACGCCGAGGCGCCGGTGTCGGCGTCCGGTGACACCGCCGCCGCCCGCGAGGACAGCGACGAGGCCGGCGAGAACGACAAGGCCTGA
- the truA gene encoding tRNA pseudouridine(38-40) synthase TruA has product MEERIRLRLDVAYDGGGFSGWAAQPERRTVAGVLTATLDLVLGAGTATGLTVAGRTDAGVHASGQVCHLDLPAEVWQTHQGALLRRLARLLPADVRVRAMTEVPADFDARFSATFRRYEYRVTDARWGAEPLRRHEVLAWPRPLDLTALNAAAAGLVGEHDFAAYCKRKDNATTLREVTRLDWRRDPDGLLVATVQADAFCQAMVRSLVGAMLVAGDGRRPVDWPAGLLTRRERSNEVTVAPAHGLTLVAVGYPDDPTEYARRADLTRRLRVPTAS; this is encoded by the coding sequence GTGGAGGAGCGGATCCGGCTCCGGCTGGACGTTGCGTACGACGGCGGCGGTTTCTCCGGATGGGCCGCCCAGCCGGAGCGGCGGACGGTGGCCGGGGTGCTCACCGCGACCCTGGATCTGGTCCTCGGGGCGGGCACCGCGACCGGGCTGACCGTGGCCGGCCGGACCGACGCCGGGGTGCACGCCTCCGGGCAGGTGTGTCACCTCGACCTGCCCGCCGAGGTGTGGCAGACGCACCAGGGCGCGTTGCTGCGCCGGCTGGCCCGACTGCTCCCGGCGGACGTGCGGGTCCGGGCGATGACCGAGGTGCCGGCCGACTTCGACGCCCGCTTCTCGGCGACCTTCCGCCGCTACGAGTACCGGGTGACGGACGCCCGGTGGGGCGCGGAGCCGCTGCGCCGGCACGAGGTGCTCGCCTGGCCGCGGCCGCTGGACCTGACCGCGCTGAACGCGGCGGCGGCCGGACTGGTGGGGGAGCACGACTTCGCCGCGTACTGCAAACGCAAGGACAACGCCACCACGCTGCGCGAGGTGACCCGGCTGGACTGGCGACGGGACCCGGACGGGCTGCTGGTCGCCACCGTCCAGGCGGACGCGTTCTGCCAGGCGATGGTGCGCAGCCTGGTCGGGGCGATGCTGGTCGCCGGGGACGGCCGGCGACCGGTCGACTGGCCGGCGGGCCTGCTCACCCGACGGGAACGGTCGAACGAGGTGACCGTGGCCCCCGCCCACGGACTGACCCTGGTCGCGGTCGGCTACCCGGACGACCCGACCGAGTACGCCCGCCGTGCCGACCTCACCCGTCGCCTGCGGGTGCCGACCGCCTCCTGA
- a CDS encoding class I SAM-dependent methyltransferase produces the protein MTGDHYFSSHPASPSQPRQVEFSVAGRDYTLDSAGGVFSADRLDAGTAVLLRKAELPAPETSGTLLDLGCGFGPIACVLATHAPGATVWAVDVNERARELTAGNAARVGATGRVRVAAPDDVPDGVSFAQLWSNPPIRVGKEELHTLLRRWLPRLAPDGVAWLVVARHLGGDSLHRWLTDEGWQVGRHASQKGYRVLRVTR, from the coding sequence GTGACCGGCGACCACTACTTCAGCTCGCATCCCGCGAGCCCGTCCCAGCCACGGCAGGTCGAGTTCTCCGTCGCCGGGCGCGACTACACCCTGGACTCCGCCGGCGGCGTCTTCTCGGCCGACCGTCTCGACGCGGGCACCGCCGTCCTTCTGCGCAAGGCCGAGCTGCCCGCGCCGGAGACCAGCGGAACCCTGCTCGACCTCGGCTGCGGGTTCGGGCCGATCGCCTGTGTCCTCGCCACCCACGCTCCCGGGGCGACGGTCTGGGCGGTCGACGTCAACGAACGCGCCCGGGAACTCACCGCCGGCAACGCCGCCCGGGTCGGGGCCACCGGCCGGGTACGGGTGGCCGCACCGGACGACGTACCTGACGGGGTGAGCTTCGCGCAGCTCTGGTCGAACCCGCCGATCCGGGTCGGCAAGGAGGAACTGCACACCCTGCTGCGGCGTTGGCTGCCCCGGCTCGCCCCGGACGGGGTGGCCTGGCTGGTGGTGGCCCGGCATCTGGGCGGCGACTCCCTGCACCGCTGGCTCACCGACGAGGGCTGGCAGGTCGGCCGGCACGCCAGTCAGAAGGGCTACCGAGTGCTTCGCGTCACCCGGTAA
- a CDS encoding ABC-F family ATP-binding cassette domain-containing protein, with amino-acid sequence MGYVDVAGVAHTLPDGRELFADVSFRVGEGAKVALVGPNGAGKTTLLRMVAGDLSVKVGSIARFGGLGVMRQFIGMIGDESTLADQALGLTPPTLRDAGRRLAETEAAMRTAEIRGKYSTAAGKAQLAYADALAAWGEAGGYEAEVLFDTVATIVLGLPWDAARERPVRTLSGGQQKRFALELLLRGTEEVLLLDEPDNFLDVPGKRWLEARLRESAKSVLYVSHDRELLAQTADRVVAVEGGSAWVHPGSFTTWYDARVARHARLDELRKRWDEEHQKLREMMLMYKQKAAYNSDMASRYQSAQTRLRKFEEAGPPPVPPKEQDIRMRLTGGRTGKRAVVCDQLEMDGLTYPFDLEIWYGDRIAVLGANGTGKSHFLRLLARGGTDPDPANGPVDGAAALAPVAHDGVARLGARVRPGHFSQTHDRPELMAKTLVEVLWRGDDHRAGLDRHAAMAALGRYELAAQGDQRFGTLSGGQQARFLVLLLELSGATLLLLDEPTDNLDLASAEALEEGLKAFAGTVVAVTHDRWFTRSFDRFLLFAGDGEVRETPEPVWDVS; translated from the coding sequence GTGGGATACGTGGACGTGGCTGGCGTGGCGCACACCCTGCCGGACGGGCGGGAACTCTTTGCCGACGTGTCGTTCCGGGTCGGTGAGGGGGCCAAGGTCGCCCTGGTCGGGCCGAACGGGGCTGGCAAGACGACCCTGCTGCGGATGGTCGCCGGTGACCTGTCGGTCAAGGTCGGCAGCATCGCCCGGTTCGGCGGGCTGGGCGTGATGCGCCAGTTCATCGGCATGATCGGCGACGAGTCCACCCTCGCCGACCAGGCGCTCGGCCTCACCCCGCCCACCCTGCGCGACGCTGGCCGCCGGCTGGCCGAAACCGAGGCGGCCATGCGGACCGCCGAGATCCGCGGCAAGTACAGCACCGCCGCCGGCAAGGCGCAGCTCGCGTACGCGGACGCGCTGGCCGCCTGGGGCGAGGCCGGCGGGTACGAGGCCGAGGTGCTCTTCGACACCGTCGCCACCATCGTGCTCGGCCTGCCCTGGGACGCCGCCCGGGAGCGTCCGGTCCGGACACTCTCCGGAGGCCAGCAGAAACGCTTCGCCCTGGAGTTGCTGCTGCGCGGCACCGAGGAGGTGCTCCTGCTCGATGAGCCGGACAACTTCCTCGACGTGCCCGGCAAACGCTGGCTGGAGGCGCGGCTGCGCGAGTCCGCCAAGTCGGTGCTCTACGTCTCGCACGACCGGGAGCTGCTGGCCCAGACCGCCGACCGGGTGGTCGCCGTCGAGGGCGGCAGCGCCTGGGTGCACCCGGGCAGCTTCACGACCTGGTACGACGCCCGGGTGGCCCGGCATGCCCGCCTCGACGAACTGCGCAAGCGGTGGGACGAGGAACACCAGAAGCTGCGCGAGATGATGCTGATGTACAAGCAGAAGGCCGCGTACAACTCGGACATGGCCTCGCGTTACCAGTCCGCGCAGACCCGGTTGCGCAAGTTCGAGGAGGCCGGGCCGCCGCCCGTACCGCCGAAGGAGCAGGACATCCGGATGCGCCTGACCGGCGGACGGACCGGCAAGCGCGCGGTGGTCTGCGACCAGCTCGAGATGGACGGCCTGACCTACCCCTTCGACCTGGAGATCTGGTACGGCGACCGGATCGCGGTGCTCGGCGCGAACGGCACCGGCAAGTCGCACTTCCTGCGGCTGCTGGCCCGGGGCGGCACCGATCCGGACCCGGCCAACGGCCCGGTCGACGGGGCCGCCGCGCTGGCGCCGGTCGCCCACGACGGGGTGGCCCGCCTCGGTGCCCGGGTCCGCCCCGGCCACTTCTCGCAGACCCACGACCGCCCCGAGCTGATGGCGAAGACCCTCGTCGAGGTCCTCTGGCGGGGTGACGATCACCGGGCCGGCCTGGACCGGCACGCGGCGATGGCCGCGCTCGGCCGGTACGAGCTGGCCGCCCAGGGCGACCAGCGGTTCGGCACGCTCTCCGGCGGGCAGCAGGCCCGGTTCCTGGTGTTGCTGCTGGAGCTGTCCGGCGCGACCCTGCTGCTGCTCGACGAGCCCACCGACAACCTCGACCTGGCCTCCGCCGAGGCCCTGGAGGAGGGGCTGAAGGCGTTCGCCGGCACGGTGGTCGCGGTCACCCACGACCGCTGGTTCACCCGCTCCTTCGACCGCTTCCTCCTCTTCGCCGGTGACGGCGAGGTCCGGGAGACCCCCGAGCCGGTCTGGGACGTCAGCTGA
- a CDS encoding aldo/keto reductase, with amino-acid sequence MTYRRLGDSGLVVSVVGVGCNNFGRKLDQAGTRAVVDAAIDAGITLFDTADIYGEPKGASEEVLGAALKGRRDDVVLATKFGMDMQGLNGPDHDARGARRYVVRAVEASLRRLGTDHIDLYQLHEPDPGTPIEETLAALDDLVRAGKVRYLGNSNFAGWQIADADWTARTAGTHRFVSAQNRYSLLEREVETEVVPACERFGLGLLPFFPLADGLLTGKYRRGEQPPSGSRLAGSGRYAQRLATADWDTIEAIGAYADQRGLTLLQVAIGGLAAQPAVTSVIAGATTPEQVRANAAAGAWQPDADDLAALRALL; translated from the coding sequence ATGACCTACCGCCGGTTGGGCGACTCGGGGCTCGTGGTGTCCGTGGTCGGTGTCGGCTGCAACAACTTCGGTCGCAAGCTCGACCAGGCCGGCACCCGGGCGGTGGTGGACGCCGCCATCGACGCCGGCATAACCCTTTTCGACACCGCTGACATCTACGGCGAGCCGAAGGGCGCGTCGGAGGAGGTGCTCGGCGCGGCGCTGAAGGGCCGCCGCGACGACGTCGTGCTGGCCACCAAGTTCGGCATGGACATGCAGGGCCTGAACGGCCCGGACCACGACGCCCGGGGGGCCCGCCGGTACGTCGTCCGGGCGGTCGAGGCGTCGCTGCGCCGGCTCGGCACCGACCACATCGACCTCTACCAGCTGCACGAACCCGACCCGGGCACGCCGATCGAGGAGACGCTTGCCGCCCTGGACGACCTGGTTCGCGCGGGCAAGGTGCGTTACCTGGGCAACTCCAACTTCGCCGGCTGGCAGATCGCCGACGCCGACTGGACCGCCCGGACCGCCGGCACGCACCGGTTCGTCAGCGCGCAGAACCGGTACAGCCTGCTGGAGCGGGAGGTGGAGACCGAGGTGGTGCCGGCGTGCGAGCGGTTCGGCCTCGGCCTGCTGCCGTTCTTCCCGCTCGCCGACGGCCTGCTCACCGGCAAGTACCGGCGTGGGGAGCAGCCGCCGTCGGGCAGCCGGCTCGCCGGGAGCGGACGGTACGCGCAGCGCCTCGCCACCGCCGACTGGGACACCATCGAGGCCATCGGGGCGTACGCCGACCAGCGGGGGCTCACCCTGCTCCAGGTGGCCATCGGCGGGCTGGCCGCCCAGCCGGCGGTGACGTCGGTGATCGCTGGCGCCACCACGCCGGAGCAGGTACGCGCCAACGCCGCGGCCGGCGCCTGGCAGCCGGACGCCGACGACCTGGCCGCCCTGCGCGCGCTCCTCTGA
- the thiE gene encoding thiamine phosphate synthase, with product MPSLGRLHLVTDTRPGRDPLAVVRAALGIAGPELVVQVRVEDSATDREAYDLTGRILDLCAPAGATCLVNDRLHVAIAVGAAGGHVGADDLPVDAARRILGPDAVLGASARDPVVAARAVAAGAGYLGVGPCHPTATKDGLPAPIGVDGIRAVAEAVPVPVPVIAIGGVTAATVPALRAAGAYGVAVVGALSTAADPARVTAELLGALRW from the coding sequence ATGCCGTCCCTTGGCCGACTGCACCTTGTCACCGACACCCGCCCCGGACGCGATCCGCTCGCCGTGGTCCGGGCCGCCCTCGGCATCGCCGGTCCCGAGCTGGTGGTGCAGGTCCGGGTCGAGGACTCCGCCACCGACCGTGAGGCGTACGACCTGACGGGCCGGATCCTCGACCTGTGCGCGCCGGCCGGCGCGACGTGCCTGGTCAACGACCGGTTGCACGTGGCGATCGCGGTCGGCGCGGCGGGCGGCCACGTGGGCGCGGACGATCTGCCGGTCGACGCGGCCCGCCGGATACTCGGCCCCGACGCGGTGCTCGGCGCGAGCGCCCGGGACCCGGTCGTCGCTGCGCGGGCGGTCGCCGCCGGGGCCGGCTACCTCGGCGTCGGCCCCTGTCACCCGACCGCCACGAAGGACGGCCTGCCGGCACCGATCGGTGTGGACGGGATACGCGCGGTGGCCGAGGCGGTACCGGTACCGGTGCCGGTGATCGCCATCGGCGGAGTGACCGCGGCGACGGTGCCGGCGCTGCGCGCCGCCGGGGCGTACGGGGTAGCGGTGGTCGGGGCGCTCTCCACCGCCGCCGACCCGGCCCGCGTGACCGCCGAACTGCTCGGAGCCCTCAGGTGGTAG